One segment of Rosa chinensis cultivar Old Blush chromosome 6, RchiOBHm-V2, whole genome shotgun sequence DNA contains the following:
- the LOC112170593 gene encoding pathogenesis-related protein 1, which yields MGFNKQNLIAVCSAALILITYVPLASTVEDDSGFLKAHNEIRKEHGLPPLQWNKTLAEYAQNYANKRSGDCAMEHSDAPYSENIASGLGMTGEAATKYWCTEKAEYDYNTNKCIGPEEDGCRHYTIIVTRITTQLGCARAKCKNGDMFVSCNYDPSGEPDQRPY from the coding sequence ATGGGGTTCAACAAACAAAACTTAATAGCCGTATGCTCCGCAGCTTTGATCCTAATTACTTATGTCCCTCTAGCAAGTACAGTCGAAGACGACAGTGGCTTCCTCAAAGCACACAATGAGATTCGCAAAGAGCACGGTCTCCCGCCACTGCAATGGAATAAAACCTTAGCTGAGTATGCACAAAATTATGCCAATAAAAGATCTGGGGACTGCGCAATGGAGCATTCAGATGCTCCTTATTCTGAGAACATTGCGAGTGGTTTGGGTATGACCGGTGAAGCAGCGACAAAGTACTGGTGCACCGAGAAAGCCGAATACGactacaacacaaataaatgtATCGGTCCTGAGGAAGACGGTTGCCGCCACTACACTATTATAGTTACGAGGATAACAACCCAACTTGGTTGTGCAAGGGCCAAGTGCAAAAATGGCGATATGTTTGTATCCTGCAACTATGATCCTTCTGGAGAGCCAGACCAGCGTCCTTACTAA